A genomic window from Caballeronia sp. SBC1 includes:
- a CDS encoding ABC transporter permease, whose amino-acid sequence MNFDTPPGLLVESGQQGKLVRLSGQWTAFALARDHASTKRGAVDRLRSVGQEAIRQWDLLPIERLDHVGGQALWRVWGRKLPERVMLSDTQREIFERVALLDANREEPEQIDRSDPITRLGLMLFSFFEHLYGGLAMFGGFVLDLIGLVRRPKRIPWTEISANIYSAGTQALGITALVAFLIGIVLSYLSAQQLRMFGANQYIVNILGLSVIRELGPVLSAILVAGRSGSAITAQIGVMRVTEELDAMQVMGIPHGLRIVLPRVLALGIAMPLLVMWTNMVSLLGGALAAKLVLGIDLSFFARSLPSVVPIANLWIGLGKGVVFGMLIALAACHFGFRIKANSQSLGEGTTTSVVSSITIVILADAVFAILFQSVGL is encoded by the coding sequence TTGAACTTCGACACTCCGCCCGGCCTGTTGGTCGAGTCCGGCCAGCAGGGCAAGCTTGTCCGGCTTTCCGGCCAGTGGACGGCGTTCGCACTGGCGCGTGATCACGCGAGCACCAAGCGCGGCGCGGTGGACCGGCTGCGCAGCGTCGGGCAGGAAGCAATCAGGCAGTGGGACCTCCTGCCTATCGAACGGCTCGATCACGTCGGCGGACAGGCTCTGTGGCGCGTGTGGGGCAGGAAGTTGCCGGAGCGCGTCATGCTCTCGGACACGCAAAGGGAAATCTTCGAAAGGGTCGCGTTGCTTGACGCGAATCGTGAAGAGCCTGAACAGATTGATCGTAGCGATCCCATCACGCGCCTCGGCCTGATGCTGTTCTCGTTCTTCGAGCATCTGTACGGTGGCCTCGCCATGTTCGGCGGCTTTGTGCTCGACCTGATCGGGCTGGTGCGACGCCCGAAGCGCATTCCGTGGACCGAAATCTCCGCGAACATTTATAGCGCGGGCACACAGGCGCTCGGCATCACGGCGCTTGTGGCGTTCCTGATCGGCATCGTGCTGAGTTACCTGTCCGCGCAACAACTGCGCATGTTCGGCGCGAACCAGTACATCGTGAATATTCTCGGGCTTTCGGTAATACGCGAACTTGGGCCGGTGCTGTCCGCCATCCTGGTCGCCGGCCGCTCCGGTTCCGCCATTACTGCGCAGATCGGCGTGATGCGTGTGACGGAAGAGCTCGATGCCATGCAGGTCATGGGCATTCCGCACGGCCTGCGGATCGTGCTGCCGCGCGTGCTGGCCCTCGGCATTGCCATGCCGCTGCTGGTCATGTGGACCAACATGGTCTCGCTGCTCGGCGGCGCGCTGGCAGCGAAGCTGGTATTGGGTATCGATCTGTCCTTCTTTGCGCGCTCCCTGCCCTCGGTCGTGCCGATCGCCAACCTGTGGATCGGGCTCGGCAAGGGCGTGGTGTTCGGCATGCTGATCGCACTGGCCGCGTGCCATTTCGGCTTCCGCATCAAGGCGAATTCGCAGAGCCTGGGCGAGGGGACAACCACCTCGGTGGTGTCGTCCATCACCATCGTGATTCTCGCCGACGCCGTGTTCGCCATCCTCTTCCAGTCGGTGGGGCTCTGA
- a CDS encoding type III pantothenate kinase yields MSGAPFLLIDAGNSRIKWSLVSAAHETLNGGAFEHVDVETVLTDIADWSSLPTPAGVWISNVAGPRVGERITTLLDARWPGLPRTIVRAQAQQSGVTNRYTEPAALGSDRWCGMIGAHAAYPGENLLIATIGTATTLEALLADGTFTGGLIAPGWLLMMQSLGTHTAQLPTLLPDTARRAISSSQGIFATDTRTALSSGCLLAQAGLIERAWHDLRALWNNDVRLILSGGGASEVAGALKVPHTRHDSLVLAGLALIAREAAVSRSLD; encoded by the coding sequence GTGAGTGGTGCACCGTTTCTGCTTATCGATGCAGGCAACAGCCGGATCAAGTGGTCGCTGGTAAGCGCCGCCCATGAAACGCTGAACGGCGGCGCGTTTGAACACGTTGACGTCGAAACCGTTCTGACGGATATAGCCGATTGGTCCAGCTTGCCGACACCCGCAGGCGTGTGGATTTCGAACGTGGCGGGGCCGCGCGTGGGCGAGCGGATTACAACGCTTCTTGATGCGCGCTGGCCCGGCTTGCCCCGCACGATCGTACGCGCGCAGGCGCAACAATCGGGCGTAACGAATCGCTACACGGAACCAGCGGCGCTCGGCAGCGACCGATGGTGCGGCATGATCGGCGCGCACGCGGCGTATCCCGGGGAAAACTTGCTGATTGCCACCATCGGCACGGCGACGACGCTCGAAGCGTTGCTCGCCGATGGCACCTTCACCGGCGGTCTGATCGCCCCCGGCTGGCTGCTGATGATGCAATCGCTCGGCACCCACACGGCGCAATTGCCCACGCTGTTGCCCGACACCGCCCGCCGCGCGATCAGTTCATCGCAGGGTATTTTCGCGACCGACACGCGTACGGCGTTGTCATCGGGATGCCTGCTCGCGCAGGCCGGTTTGATAGAACGTGCGTGGCACGATCTGCGCGCCCTTTGGAACAACGACGTACGCCTGATTCTCAGCGGCGGTGGCGCCAGCGAAGTGGCGGGCGCGCTCAAGGTGCCGCATACTCGCCACGACTCCCTCGTGCTCGCGGGGCTTGCATTGATCGCTCGCGAAGCCGCCGTTTCCCGTTCACTTGATTGA
- a CDS encoding biotin--[acetyl-CoA-carboxylase] ligase — MNSSNSSFPLDAAWRIDRDRLMSLAARPVRDWPIEIVDETGSTNADLMAQLKEQPRNKTSASSSAPDSFSPRSTLKAADGTPFVRVAYLQTAGRGRRGRTWVAQPGNALLFSIACVLPRPLEGLAGLSLAVGTAVLEALNGLPLAASARLALKWPNDILLDDGKLAGILIETAWNTPRASAVVIGIGINLHGAAELAAELDEAQRRNALPVPGNTPASLSRAWPEANLTDTLAAVLNALDATLARFAADGFRPFRQQWLAAHAYAGREVVLLEQGVEVARGLAVGIDDNGQLQIDTPTGLRTATTGDVSLRLAEQRP; from the coding sequence ATGAACTCATCCAACTCGTCTTTCCCGCTCGACGCCGCCTGGCGTATCGACCGCGACCGGCTGATGTCGCTCGCCGCGCGGCCGGTGCGCGACTGGCCGATCGAGATCGTTGATGAAACGGGCTCCACGAATGCTGACCTCATGGCGCAGCTCAAGGAGCAGCCTCGCAACAAGACGTCAGCGTCATCGTCGGCGCCCGACTCGTTCTCGCCACGTTCGACGCTGAAGGCCGCCGATGGCACGCCTTTCGTGCGTGTTGCTTACTTGCAGACGGCCGGCCGGGGCCGCCGGGGCCGCACGTGGGTTGCGCAGCCGGGCAACGCGTTGCTGTTTTCCATCGCCTGCGTGCTGCCACGGCCGCTTGAAGGGCTCGCGGGCCTGAGCCTCGCGGTAGGCACGGCGGTGCTCGAAGCGCTGAACGGCTTGCCGCTGGCGGCATCGGCGAGACTCGCGCTGAAATGGCCGAACGACATCCTGCTCGACGACGGCAAGCTCGCCGGCATCCTGATCGAAACCGCGTGGAATACGCCGCGAGCGAGCGCGGTCGTGATTGGTATTGGCATCAATCTGCACGGCGCGGCGGAATTGGCGGCCGAACTCGATGAAGCCCAACGCCGGAACGCCCTTCCCGTGCCGGGTAATACACCTGCCTCGTTGTCACGGGCGTGGCCCGAAGCGAATCTCACCGATACCCTCGCCGCCGTCCTGAACGCGCTCGATGCCACCCTCGCACGTTTTGCCGCCGATGGCTTCCGCCCCTTCCGCCAGCAGTGGCTCGCCGCGCACGCCTACGCGGGACGCGAGGTGGTGCTGCTTGAGCAGGGCGTGGAAGTGGCGCGTGGCCTGGCGGTTGGTATTGACGATAACGGCCAGTTGCAGATCGACACGCCGACGGGTCTAAGGACCGCCACCACTGGCGACGTCTCGCTGCGGCTCGCGGAGCAGCGGCCGTGA
- a CDS encoding ABC transporter ATP-binding protein, with protein sequence MSATLASAVRDKPMPVTAEPVIEVVDVTKRYGRTVIHEHLNLEVRRGEILALLGGSGSGKTTLVRQMLGLESPTSGTIRVLGDEWANMNDETARILRTRSGMMFQQGALFSSLSVYDNIAQPFRELGKIPEDLIREFVMLKLEMVGLSCKNMSKMPSALSGGMVKRVGIARAIALEPELLFLDEPTAGLDPKASDEFVDLIATLHRALGLTVVLVTHDLDTMVALSTRVAVLAERRVLVAAPVEEAVAVDHPFIREYFLGRRGRRALQALPPERRAKLPAVALEDAPCRPAL encoded by the coding sequence ATGTCGGCTACTCTCGCATCCGCCGTTCGCGATAAACCGATGCCCGTCACCGCCGAGCCGGTGATCGAAGTGGTGGACGTGACAAAGCGCTACGGCCGTACGGTGATCCACGAGCATCTGAACCTCGAAGTGCGGCGCGGCGAGATCCTGGCGTTGCTAGGCGGGTCGGGCTCCGGCAAGACCACGCTCGTGCGGCAGATGCTCGGGCTGGAGTCGCCCACGTCCGGCACGATCCGCGTGCTCGGCGACGAGTGGGCGAACATGAACGACGAAACCGCGCGCATCCTGCGCACGCGTTCCGGCATGATGTTCCAGCAGGGCGCGCTGTTCTCGTCGCTGTCGGTGTACGACAACATCGCGCAGCCGTTTCGCGAACTGGGCAAGATTCCGGAGGACCTGATCCGCGAGTTCGTGATGCTCAAGCTCGAGATGGTCGGGCTGTCGTGCAAGAACATGAGCAAGATGCCGTCGGCGTTGTCGGGCGGGATGGTCAAGCGCGTGGGGATTGCACGGGCCATCGCGCTCGAACCTGAACTGCTGTTTCTCGATGAACCCACGGCGGGGCTGGACCCGAAGGCGTCGGACGAATTCGTCGACCTGATCGCCACGCTGCACCGGGCGCTCGGGCTGACCGTGGTTCTCGTCACCCATGACCTCGACACCATGGTCGCGCTGTCCACGCGCGTAGCAGTGCTGGCCGAGCGGCGTGTGCTGGTGGCAGCTCCCGTAGAAGAGGCGGTGGCTGTGGATCACCCGTTTATTCGCGAATATTTTCTCGGGCGGCGCGGCAGGCGCGCGTTGCAGGCGCTGCCGCCCGAGCGCCGTGCAAAATTGCCGGCCGTCGCGCTGGAAGACGCTCCATGCCGTCCCGCGCTTTAA